The following are encoded in a window of Esox lucius isolate fEsoLuc1 chromosome 14, fEsoLuc1.pri, whole genome shotgun sequence genomic DNA:
- the LOC105021702 gene encoding kunitz-type protease inhibitor 1 isoform X1, with protein sequence MTPCIGFIFGPRLLMLLIFGHVNAQVPNEAECSGFIQGRDDFVLDTEDAVKSGANLISSPTVNVVEECKSHCCQDPKCNLALIENGAEEGSVKTCFLFNCLYKKEFVCRFVSKLGFRTYILDSVYEDYLGEPETTRGKGKTRLTPVTVTDDHDKFPIAKTGQDVVVQPNENVTLNGIESWDDEPITDFQWSLLTGNQSVVFTKTQYKDQVILSSLYPGMYVFQLKVTDSIGQTSTDQVSVLVLTPEQSDSHCLIPKKVGPCRGSFLRWHYNAASKSCENFTFGGCKGNHNNYLSQQECSDACEGVPERGTRGIHPEAEDCGSPCDPGQFTCGNGCCLEPGLECDTMSHCSDGSDEVACDSLNQTFSRLLRLTVDKHKAQCTEPPRTGPCRASHTHWYYDPIKTKCHRFTYGGCDGNSNNFEVEDKCSATCEGVNENDLFVRSNFKRQENEEESRSGSVAVAVVLGVAIMALLAVLGYCFLKNRKRRAQHQPVATSIPSDTPVYNSTTKPI encoded by the exons ATGACTCCGTGTATTGGATTTATATTTGGACCCAGACTATTAATGCTTTTAATTTTCGGTCATGTCAACGCACAGGTCCCGAATGAAGCTGAGTGCAGCGGTTTCATTCAGGGCCGTGACGACTTTGTACTTGACACTGAAGACGCTGTCAAATCGGGAGCAAATTTAATCTCGTCCCCAACTGTAAACGTTGTTGAGGAGTGTAAAAGTCATTGTTGCCAAGACCCAAAATGCAACTTGGCTCTGATTGAGAACGGTGCAGAGGAAGGCTCGGTTAAAACCTGTTTTCTGTTTAACTGCCTGTACAAGAAGGAGTTTGTTTGTAGGTTTGTGAGTAAATTAGGATTCAGAACTTACATTTTGGACTCCGTCTATGAAGATTACCTGGGAGAACCTGAAACCACCCGTGGTAAGGGCAAGACTCGACTCACTCCAGTTACTGTGACAG ATGACCATGATAAGTTCCCCATTGCCAAGACGGGCCAGGACGTCGTGGTCCAACCCAACGAAAATGTGACGCTGAACGGCATCGAGAGCTGGGACGACGAACCGATCACTGACTTCCAGTGGAGCCTTTTGACCGGGAACCAATCGGTGGTGTTTACG AAAACACAGTACAAGGATCAGGTGATACTGTCCAGTCTATACCCTGGGATGTATGTGTTCCAGCTTAAAGTCACAGACTCCATTGGCCAAACATCGACCGATCAGGTCTCCGTCCTCGTCCTCACTCCTGAACAGTCTGACA GTCACTGTTTGATCCCTAAGAAAGTGGGTCCTTGTCGAGGGAGCTTCCTTCGCTGGCACTACAACGCCGCGTCAAAAAGCTGCGAGAATTTCACCTTTGGCGGCTGCAAGGGTAATCACAACAACTATCTGAGCCAACAGGAATGCTCTGACGCTTGCGAAGGAGTCCCAG AAAGGGGAACAAGAGGAATTCATCCCGAAG CTGAAGACTGTGGATCTCCCTGTGACCCTGGTCAGTTCACTTGTGGCAACGGCTGCTGCCTCGAACCCGGCCTGGAGTGTGACACCATGAGCCACTGCAGTGACGGCTCTGACGAGGTGGCGTGCGACAGTC TCAACCAGACCTTCAGCCGTCTCCTGAGGCTCACCGTGGACAAACACAAGG cCCAATGTACCGAGCCCCCCAGGACGGGTCCGTGCCGCGCCAGCCACACCCACTGGTACTATGACCCCATCAAGACGAAGTGCCATCGGTTCACCTACGGCGGATGTGACGGCAATAGCAACAACTTTGAGGTGGAGGATAAGTGCAGCGCCACCTGCGAGGGAGTGAACG AAAACGACCTTTTTGTTAGGTCGAATTTCAAACGCCAGGAAAACGAGGAGGAAAGCCGGTCAG GCTCTGTCGCCGTTGCCGTGGTGTTGGGGGTGGCCATCATGGCCCTGCTGGCTGTGTTGGGCTACTGCTTCCTGAAGAACAGGAAGAGGCGGGCGCAGCACCAGCCCGTGGCCACCAGCATCCCCAGTGACACCCCCGTGTACAACAGCACCACAAAGCCCATCTGA
- the LOC105021702 gene encoding kunitz-type protease inhibitor 1 isoform X2 — protein sequence MTPCIGFIFGPRLLMLLIFGHVNAQVPNEAECSGFIQGRDDFVLDTEDAVKSGANLISSPTVNVVEECKSHCCQDPKCNLALIENGAEEGSVKTCFLFNCLYKKEFVCRFVSKLGFRTYILDSVYEDYLGEPETTRDDHDKFPIAKTGQDVVVQPNENVTLNGIESWDDEPITDFQWSLLTGNQSVVFTKTQYKDQVILSSLYPGMYVFQLKVTDSIGQTSTDQVSVLVLTPEQSDSHCLIPKKVGPCRGSFLRWHYNAASKSCENFTFGGCKGNHNNYLSQQECSDACEGVPERGTRGIHPEAEDCGSPCDPGQFTCGNGCCLEPGLECDTMSHCSDGSDEVACDSLNQTFSRLLRLTVDKHKAQCTEPPRTGPCRASHTHWYYDPIKTKCHRFTYGGCDGNSNNFEVEDKCSATCEGVNENDLFVRSNFKRQENEEESRSGSVAVAVVLGVAIMALLAVLGYCFLKNRKRRAQHQPVATSIPSDTPVYNSTTKPI from the exons ATGACTCCGTGTATTGGATTTATATTTGGACCCAGACTATTAATGCTTTTAATTTTCGGTCATGTCAACGCACAGGTCCCGAATGAAGCTGAGTGCAGCGGTTTCATTCAGGGCCGTGACGACTTTGTACTTGACACTGAAGACGCTGTCAAATCGGGAGCAAATTTAATCTCGTCCCCAACTGTAAACGTTGTTGAGGAGTGTAAAAGTCATTGTTGCCAAGACCCAAAATGCAACTTGGCTCTGATTGAGAACGGTGCAGAGGAAGGCTCGGTTAAAACCTGTTTTCTGTTTAACTGCCTGTACAAGAAGGAGTTTGTTTGTAGGTTTGTGAGTAAATTAGGATTCAGAACTTACATTTTGGACTCCGTCTATGAAGATTACCTGGGAGAACCTGAAACCACCCGTG ATGACCATGATAAGTTCCCCATTGCCAAGACGGGCCAGGACGTCGTGGTCCAACCCAACGAAAATGTGACGCTGAACGGCATCGAGAGCTGGGACGACGAACCGATCACTGACTTCCAGTGGAGCCTTTTGACCGGGAACCAATCGGTGGTGTTTACG AAAACACAGTACAAGGATCAGGTGATACTGTCCAGTCTATACCCTGGGATGTATGTGTTCCAGCTTAAAGTCACAGACTCCATTGGCCAAACATCGACCGATCAGGTCTCCGTCCTCGTCCTCACTCCTGAACAGTCTGACA GTCACTGTTTGATCCCTAAGAAAGTGGGTCCTTGTCGAGGGAGCTTCCTTCGCTGGCACTACAACGCCGCGTCAAAAAGCTGCGAGAATTTCACCTTTGGCGGCTGCAAGGGTAATCACAACAACTATCTGAGCCAACAGGAATGCTCTGACGCTTGCGAAGGAGTCCCAG AAAGGGGAACAAGAGGAATTCATCCCGAAG CTGAAGACTGTGGATCTCCCTGTGACCCTGGTCAGTTCACTTGTGGCAACGGCTGCTGCCTCGAACCCGGCCTGGAGTGTGACACCATGAGCCACTGCAGTGACGGCTCTGACGAGGTGGCGTGCGACAGTC TCAACCAGACCTTCAGCCGTCTCCTGAGGCTCACCGTGGACAAACACAAGG cCCAATGTACCGAGCCCCCCAGGACGGGTCCGTGCCGCGCCAGCCACACCCACTGGTACTATGACCCCATCAAGACGAAGTGCCATCGGTTCACCTACGGCGGATGTGACGGCAATAGCAACAACTTTGAGGTGGAGGATAAGTGCAGCGCCACCTGCGAGGGAGTGAACG AAAACGACCTTTTTGTTAGGTCGAATTTCAAACGCCAGGAAAACGAGGAGGAAAGCCGGTCAG GCTCTGTCGCCGTTGCCGTGGTGTTGGGGGTGGCCATCATGGCCCTGCTGGCTGTGTTGGGCTACTGCTTCCTGAAGAACAGGAAGAGGCGGGCGCAGCACCAGCCCGTGGCCACCAGCATCCCCAGTGACACCCCCGTGTACAACAGCACCACAAAGCCCATCTGA